A region from the Brassica napus cultivar Da-Ae chromosome C8, Da-Ae, whole genome shotgun sequence genome encodes:
- the LOC111215831 gene encoding uncharacterized protein LOC111215831, whose translation MSTPKDNWKPEETRYFFQLYAEERRKGNMVGQQMNKVGKKNIMDAFELRFKKGFSDWKRDYKNKYDSSRKKYIRIRMLTQNRTGLGYDNMGRIDMSDDWWNERERECPGIRKASCKEIDNMDMFEAEFGGVVVTGAEGWSAQHGEASLNSRVGGDIGEDEADSQPAAETQALETETQRQAPRQTQPAAQTHSGGSRAKRRRKEKDVAVEACEKRTAALEVKNMLAKQLMEREQPFGVETVLEMLYALPEVREWSPLYEASIELLIDSEGSRRGFITMKTDEAKTKFLELRTKIKRDE comes from the exons ATGTCGACGCCAAAAGAT AATTGGAAACCTGAGGAAACTAGGTATTTTTTCCAACTCTacgcggaagagagaagaaaaggaaatatgGTTGGTCAGCAAATGAATAAAGTAGGGAAAAAGAACATCATGGATGCGTTTGAGCTGAGGTTTAAGAAGGGATTTTCCGATTGGAAGAGGGACTACAAGAACAAGTACGACAGCAGTAGAAAGAAATACATCAGGATTAGGATGCTGACTCAGAACAGGACAGGACTTGGGTATGATAACATGGGAAGGATCGACATGTCAGATGATTGGTGGAATGAGCGCGAAAGG GAGTGTCCTGGGATTAGAAAAGCCTCCTGCAAAGAGATTGATAACATGGATATGTTTGAAGCAGAATTTGGTGGTGTAGTAGTTACTGGAGCAGAAGGTTGGAGCGCTCAACATGGAGAAGCAAGCTTGAATTCGAGAGTTGGTGGAGATATTGGTGAGGATGAAGCTGATTCTCAGCCAGCAGCAGAGACTCAAGCATTGGAGACAGAAACCCAGCGCCAAGCTCCTCGCCAAACTCAACCAGCGGCTCAGACTCATTCTGGAGGTTCAAGAGCAAAACGAAGGCGTAAAGAGAAAGATGTGGCTGTGGAGGCTTGTGAAAAACGGACTGCTGCTCTTGAAGTGAAGAATATGCTAGCAAAACAATTAATGGAGCGTGAACAACCATTCGGTGTTGAGACCGTATTGGAGATGTTGTATGCTCTCCCTGAAGTGAGAGAGTGGTCGCCTTTATATGAAGCATCGATTGAGCTTCTGATAGATAGTGAAGGGAGCCGAAGGGGATTCATAACGATGAAGACAGATGAAGCGAAGACTAAGTTTCTGGAGCTTAGGACCAAGATAAAACGTGATGAGTGA